In Bacteroidales bacterium, the genomic stretch TACTGATGTAATTGAGCATTTTTTTAACAAGCGTAACGAAGAAAACGGACATTCTGGACAAACACTAATTAATTAAGCAGGCTGTTCTATCGTTCCAGACTTGTTTTGGTAAGGAAAGTCCGGGCAACACAGAGCACCATACTTCCTAACCGGAAGATACTTGCAAAGGTATAGTAGTGTAACAGAAAACAACCGTCTCAATTTATTGGGATAAGGGTGAAAAGGTGAGGTAAGAGCTTACCGGTATTCCAAGCGATTGGGATAGCCGTACATCTTATGGGTTGAAAAACCAAATATATTAGCAATTGAGGGCTGCTCGCCTGATGCTAAGGGGTAGGTTGATAGAGCTAAGTGGCAACATTTAGCCCAGACAAATGATAGAAATCCCGATATTTCGGGATACAGAACCCGGCTTATAAGCCTGCTTATTTTTAATAAACTTTACCCAAAAAAACATGTAAAAATAATAGTTACTTTAATTTATTTTGTTGCGGCAGGAGAATTAACAAGCTATAAAAAAACGAAAAGAAAACAACACCGGCAAGAGTATTTAACATAGATTCAAAAATAAAATGTATTGATATTATTATAAGAAAAAATAAATTAATATAATTTTTTTCTTTTATAGCTCTAATAAAAGGCAAAATCAATATTAATAACAATAATATAAATCCAATAACACCAAGTCTTACAAAAGTTTCTAAATATTGGTTATGACAATTTAAATCATTTTTTTCAGCTAATCCTACTTCATAGTTTTGATACATTAATATTAATTCATCTTTTACATCACCTGTTCCAACTCCTGTAAAAAAATTATTCTTTATCAAATTTACAGAAACATCCCAGATTAATAATCTTACATCTTTTTTCTTATTGGAAATTTTAATATTCGGGAAATTAGCATTATTAATTGAATCAACAATTGCTATATTAATATCTTTATCCGGTTTAGATTTTATTTCATTGATAATGATATTTGTATTATTAACAATTTTATTTGGAAGAAATTTTAGACGTGAATTATTTATTATAGAATAATTTGCAAATAAAACAATACAAATAAATAATAATATACTCTTTAAATAATTTTTATATCTTATTAAATAAATAATTAAACTACTAAATAATACAATAAAAGCATTAATAATCCCAGCCCTTGAAGAAGATAAATAAATCATTATTATTAAAACACAAAAAACAAAAATTAAAAAATATTGATATTTTTTTTCAGGTCGTATCTTTTTATTTATAAAATAACTTATAATAATAATAATAGAAAAAACAAGATACATTGAATAATATGTAGGATTATGAAAAATCGACATTAAAATGAAACAAAAATTATTATAGCCATTTATAACAGGTTCAAAAATTATTGAATTATTATGAATAAATATTGATTTATAAAAAGCATTGCTTAGACAAATTAAAGAAGATATTAAACAACCGATAATAAAACTAATTAATATTTTTTTCCAATTATTTCTTATTAAATTATTTGAAGTAACAAAAAAAACAGGGAAAATAATCAGGGATAATTTAAGCTGAACATCAAAAAGTCCGGAATTGAAATTTTTTGAATATAATAATCCTATTAAATGAATTAAATAAAATAATATGAAAATTATCAGATTTTTATTCCATTTAACATTTGAAAATTTTTGTTTAAAACCACCTTCTAATATCCAACTTACTAGTAGTGCTGCAATAATATAAGGTATAGCTGGCTTATATAAAGGCAACCAGAATGCAAGTAGTAATACTATATAGTAATTTATTTTTTCTATTAATATTTTTTTATATGTTATTTGCATTATTTTTTTAATAAAAATTTATTTAAATCTAAAAACTATCCATTATTTCTATTACATTTCTTTGTTTTGTTACTTAATAATAAATTATTACGGGCTATGTATGCTTCAAATTTATTGTCTTTTCATATTTATTTGATACAATAATAATTAAAATAAAGTATAAACAATAACAAAGTAAATCAATTAAAATATAAATAATTATAAAATTGTAAAATGATACATTTTTCAGAAAAAACAATACTAAAATTGAACAAAAATAAAATACTTGCCATATTGAAATAATCTTTATTTTTTCTAAAGCAATAAAAACTGTACTGAGTGGAGATACGACAAATTTTATTCCATATGAAAAGACAAGGATTTTTGCAATTTCACCTGAATATTTCCATTTTTCTCCAAATATTAAACTAAAAATATCAACACCAAAAAAATAAATAATTACACACCCTATTAAGGAAAGAACTAACAAGATATAAAACGTATTTAATAATAAATCTTTAATTGGTTTTTGTTGTTTTTTTCTATCTGCAAAATTTTGCAATAAAATATTTGATAAGGAAGTAGTAATTAATGCTAAAGGTACTGTTAATAAAACCCTGCTTAAATCAAAATATCCTGTAATTTTTTCTGTATAAATTATATTAATAATAATTACCGGTAATAATAAGCTTGCTGAATTTAAAAGTGAAGGAATAGCATTATATTTTGGGAATTCAATATATCTTTTTAATCCATATATAATAGTTTTAAAATTTATATAATTTATTTTTAAATTTTTATTTCGTAATTGAAAAATACCTGATATTGAATAAACAATATTACCAATTATCTCACCTGTAAGTAAACCAATTGAATTTTGCAAATAACCTATTGTTGACTGCACAATACCCTCTGATGAACGTCTGGAAATTTTGTTTTTAGTAATTTGTTTATAAGCTTTTTGCCTGATCAACCAATAGTTAACCGATT encodes the following:
- a CDS encoding oligosaccharide flippase family protein, which codes for MRFLFKRNEIFSNLIILISGTAIAQLIIFVFQLILRRQYSPEEFGAFAVYLSIVGILSSFVSFKYELAIILPKKNNIAANIFIISILLSLFINIIISLIIVLFKPVLLGLLNFPINYSHWLYFIPISTFIFSFTQSVNYWLIRQKAYKQITKNKISRRSSEGIVQSTIGYLQNSIGLLTGEIIGNIVYSISGIFQLRNKNLKINYINFKTIIYGLKRYIEFPKYNAIPSLLNSASLLLPVIIINIIYTEKITGYFDLSRVLLTVPLALITTSLSNILLQNFADRKKQQKPIKDLLLNTFYILLVLSLIGCVIIYFFGVDIFSLIFGEKWKYSGEIAKILVFSYGIKFVVSPLSTVFIALEKIKIISIWQVFYFCSILVLFFLKNVSFYNFIIIYILIDLLCYCLYFILIIIVSNKYEKTINLKHT
- a CDS encoding O-antigen ligase family protein, whose translation is MQITYKKILIEKINYYIVLLLAFWLPLYKPAIPYIIAALLVSWILEGGFKQKFSNVKWNKNLIIFILFYLIHLIGLLYSKNFNSGLFDVQLKLSLIIFPVFFVTSNNLIRNNWKKILISFIIGCLISSLICLSNAFYKSIFIHNNSIIFEPVINGYNNFCFILMSIFHNPTYYSMYLVFSIIIIISYFINKKIRPEKKYQYFLIFVFCVLIIMIYLSSSRAGIINAFIVLFSSLIIYLIRYKNYLKSILLFICIVLFANYSIINNSRLKFLPNKIVNNTNIIINEIKSKPDKDINIAIVDSINNANFPNIKISNKKKDVRLLIWDVSVNLIKNNFFTGVGTGDVKDELILMYQNYEVGLAEKNDLNCHNQYLETFVRLGVIGFILLLLILILPFIRAIKEKNYINLFFLIIISIHFIFESMLNTLAGVVFFSFFYSLLILLPQQNKLK